CAGTTGAAAGCTTCTACAGCAACAAGACAGACAGAAAGAAATATTATTATGCTCCACATTGTTACGATATGAATCACTCCCTGTTGATTTGTTAATTGGTTACCTGATCTATCTCGAATGTCCAAGCTATTTAATTCACCTACGTCATTGTAGAGCATGCGCATGTGATTCAGCTTCAGGGTAAATTATGTAGAGTGCCCTTTTTTTGAACTCGCACTATGCCCCCGAAAGGTAGGCAGGAATGGCCTGCCGAACTGGGGCTGCATACTCTAGCATTGGTCGCACCATGCTCAGATAAATCTTCAAGGTGTTGCCTTTGCACACCCCTGCTCTATGCAGTACTTTGAGCGAGCATAACTTTTTACAGGCTTTCTTAAAAATGTACTTGGCATGACTATTCCACTTAAGGTCTTTGTCCATAATAACCCTAAGATCTTATAAGTGTTAACACACTCAACAACATTGCCACCAATCGCTATATGGTTAATGAGACACTTGGCAAACGGACCCATGGTTACAAATATACTGTACACCATACAAGATGGCAAAAAGTGCAACTAGACAACCAACCTGGGTTCTTACTGTTCAAGCTACCAGGGAATTATCATTACATTTTGCCATCGACCAATCAAGCAAAGGCAACAAAAACTCGGGGAGATAGAACAGTCATCACCAGGcaagaaaatattaaattttgacaGAACATCAAAAGATCTGGTAACTACTGTACAAGTACCTGTTGTATTGCAGGTTCTGTGATCACCAAGGAGTTCCACTCCAGGAGGGCAATGACAAGAGTAGCCATCTGAATAGATGTGTTTTGGTGCCAGCAAGCAGATGTGACTGCAGCTTCCAAAATCGGTTTTTGGACGGCATGGATTTGTTCCTGAGGTTCAAAACACAAGAGTAGTTAAGGATAATGCCATCTTCAAGAAGATGGCAAATTTAATGGAATCAAAGTCAGGCTCACTTACACGCCATTCCCATGGGGCCTTCCAGGGTTCAAGtatcaaattaaaataatttatgtttcaGGGCAACTTAGCCACACTTCTCTTTTATCCCAACTCATTCTCAATGTGCAATAGAGCAAAATTCAATTATCCTGCAGCAGACCTCCCAACTTCTGAAATGACATGTGTGCTCGATTCTCGGAAACTTGTACTTTCCAGTTTCACATTTACCGCTTACCTCATTAAAAGGTCTTCAGTGTTCAGAGActaagaagaaataaaaatttttaatACCTGCTGGCTGACGTTGCTGATGGTAAACATGAATATCCATTGGAGAGTACAGGTTTTCCTGTATAACAGATCGTTCCTGTCCATTAAACTTGTTTGCTTTGTTAATTGAACCACCGCGATGCTCCCAATCAGTCCAGTACATGTAGTTTTGGAACAACGTCAGAGCGAAGGGATGAGTGACATCCTCAAAGAGAATAAGCTGACGCTTCCTACCATCCAAATCGGAAGACTCTATGGTGTGAAGCTTGGCATCTGCCCACCATATACGGTCAACGGTGTAGTCAATTGTTAATGCATTTGGCCACAAGATGTTTCTGCTGATCAAGACTTCGCGTGTTTTTGGGTCACCGTTCATTCCACACTTTTCAATTCTGGGAGAATCACCCCAGTCTGTCCAAAACATGaagctgaaggagaaaaacaggTTTCAATCCATAATGCTAGTGTTTGTTGCTGACCAGCGAGCAAGTCTCGTGTGAGAGAATTAGTGAAAGACATGAGTCTGCCCTTCATTTTAAGACAAACTGCTTCATATTAATTTTACTGCACTTTTACCCTGAAAAGTACACGATGTCAAACAAAACCCAGCCATTGGTCCCAATGACTGCTTCATTGCTCAATTGTGGGCAATACATACTGAGGAAAAGAACCGTTGAAAAAAGCCATTTGGCTACAATTTGGAAGTGTTggtaaaaagcgttggaaaaaatttaacaaactgTTAGAATATTTTGCGCACCCGTTGAAAGCATTGGATAAGCCGTTGAAGCCGTTAGAAAACCCGTTGACTACCCATTGGTTAGCCGTTGGATTTTACCCGTTCAATGGaagacaacattttttttatccatctgatttggtaaatactaaaacaattatccccttcagggtcggtgaagagctgtggatatatacctcgacgcttcgcatcTCGGTGCATATCCACCACTactcacctccccttcggggataCATGTAGTTGTATATCATTATTagttaattattattgctattaatagtcattattattattagtggaGTAGAAGCAGTTAATATCACCGGTATTATCATAATCTCTGTCACCATCAACACtacatcaaaataattaataaaactGCTTACCCAAGAGATGGATGCACCACTATCGCTCTAGGTTCCTCAAGTCCTTGTTTAATTAGCACAAGACGATTGGTTCCGTTAAAATCAGCCACCTCAATCAAGTCGATACCTGTGTCCGTCCAGTACAATTTTTTATTAATCCAATCGACTGCAATTCCATCTGGAGTGTCCAGGCTGACATTTGCAAGTGGTTGTACCGTTGGATTAGGCTCCATTTTAGCGCTCTTGATGTTTTCATCCACGACATCAGTCCAGAACACCTGCCTACTCTCAAAATCAAAGTCTAAGGCTATTGCCGCTTTTAGGTCTGGTATGACCTCTGTGTAGTCAGACGAGTCAAACGCCAACTGCCGTATGTCATGGCGATtggcaaaaacaagaaaaccttCCCCacctaaagaaaaaagaaaacaaattatcgCAACCCTCACCTTgaccaaagaaaattttaagaAGTTGCTAGACCACACCAGAAACACATGGCTCTCCATGTAAACTTTTATCCACCTTGCTACAAAAGAACACAGCCACtcaaaattcaacaaaatttgGTGAGAGTTTCTCTGATCAGTAATCCACAAATGAATCTAACAATGATCCTTGATGTtctgaatgcaatttatgcaattgtgtgAGAAAGCTTGAGAAATTCAGGAGTGATCTTCACAATAACTTATTATTGCAAGGATCATTCCTCATTAATTTTTAGTCTGTAGTTCACATGTTCACTAAGGCAATTAattgtgaccgtccacgggaaaaccagcaaaaaggtgatgacacgggcacgcgtgcatgccacggcacgctgagcgtgacatgtaacacggcatatgcgcatatttaataagtagcacaatagatgtcacggtggcttttgttctgcacgctaagacactccaaaccttttgtttagcgtggcgtgttcgagttgcgtgtcagatgcgtgccaaacaaggcacagtaaaatactagaaagaaaaggtagtgaaggaacagaggactgttctgaaacccctttacaccaaactgtttcggtgtccgattgtttccaaagaactgcgtaagtaacgcgaaataaagattatgtaatcgacagaaactgaatattttttttttaacttgaacatgtataaggcaaagaaaaaggagacataaaaattatgtcttcctaatcgatttgtattcttatcaataaccattttagcttgagagGAATATCGAAGCCCGAGCTGCGAGTCATGAGAGCCAACAAGGCGAGCCGTGCGAGTCGACATGCGAGTTAACCGCTTTAAAACgagtgcttgcatttaaaactgtttaccagcgctaattgaaactggacagacaactggatgaactgaaaatgcgttttcttgcttcgagtctccgccaaaaatttgaatccccagttttcgctagccagtgggatgatgtgcgagcacgaataaatacaaaatgccgagttaaaagaagaacggccatacggagactacaaaaacaaccaaattcttagtatcaagaactttatgagcgaacttgtgattttcaacttgacttttttgtgtcagaatattTTGTCGTACGTATTAACttacacactacagcgttttgatgtcgatttttcgaagaaagattgcgtgacgagcaaaatggtcatacttcaatgtatgcaaattctctgttctgtagtccggcacacagctacacttctgaacgaaaaaggaacgacaaaatgaagagaacgataaaatttccctaagAGAAACTTTTGAGCTTAGCAGCGATAGATAAGTGGGAAAAACTGCTGACAAAAGTTTGAGGGTAGGATGAATTGGTATTTACGCCAAGAAGATTGCGCCGGAAATCATTAAAGTATGGTCTGGCAATCCTGCtgtaggaaattgctcaaagatgttcgatatattatgttagcaaaaacgatagaaccttgctttacgaaggtttggtatgctttttgtttgcttacatattaatatttatctacgggatttttcggttatttccgcagatcagtcggccttcactcagctttgagagtagagtggtgtacttcgctttcagcgtgcgttttggtgcagctgtcgtgcaattttacgcggtgctcgattttactttttgctgacacgctcttttgtttggtataacacgctctattgtttacaacgtgcatcacgagacaaaagaaaattttaatgagacgtgcattacgacacggcactcccgtgttaaagaaaatttcttttgtttagcgtgctaaaatagcgtgcccgtgtcatcacctttttcttggttttcccgtggacggtcacaatTCTAGAGTAGTCAACCTGATATCACAGTCTCTTCTGTGATAGAGACCTTTAATCAGAACTCAAAGGTATAATACGTCATACAAGAAAACAGTATAATTATAGTGCTTAAGAAGCACATGTAAATCCCCAACAGAATGTTGCGTGATCTTATTTTAACGAATTGCAACAGAAGATGATCATTTCTATTTGTCTCGCTTCCTAGAGTAGTAGATTAGAAACAGTCATGCCAGTTTGATGAGTAGTTGGTGGATGCTCATTCTATGATTTTAAGAACAGAATAAGGCTCAACTGCAGAATAAGGACCCATAAACTCCTTTCTTTGCAGTGGTCTACACATTATGCCACGCGTCatcaaaatttttaaatttacacAACAGCGTGACAATTTTAACTGTCTAAATTTCTATGAGTATTTTCTACGTATGTCGGTTCCTGAAACTAGTTTGCCAGAATTGAGAAACCTATTAATTTCTtcagtaaaaactgaaatggcaATTAAAAACTTGAACAATCTTGAGTTTCGAAGGAAATGATTCCTTGGTTGTTGTGTGTTTGCCAGATTTCTTCGAAAATATCCATACtgcttgttttggttttgtggttttGCACTTACTAGTCACGCATGACTGACTCCCGAATAAGTTTGAATTTTTAACGCACGCTCAACGCGAAATGTCGAGGAAGCTCACAagtctccttcctcttcccgactgatctaggaagatcaaaggagactctgctcgcagggtagaGTTAGGCGGACACTTTCTGGCCTCTATTCTCCATTTTTCACCAAGAATGAAGTTAACAAAAGGGCAACAGGACACTTTCTCACCTCACACCTACCAAAATGTGTGTCACCCATCTACCTGAGTGCAATGTTAGACATTCTTGGTTGACAAGGGTCAAATTGCCACTGTAAAAGgattacgaagctgacatttctgGTATCAGCCCTTCCCTACAGAAAGTTAACTCCCGGACTCCTGATGagcccccccccctcccccaaccCCCACTAAAATCTAAGCTGTTTATTTAGTCTTATAATTACCTTCAGCTTTGCAGGTGCGTTGATCAGGTTCCATGAGGTAACCTTCACAACAAAGACATTTAAAACTCCCTTTGGTGTTGTAACAGACCTGACTGCACGTTCCAAGTGTATCACATTCATCAACATCTGCAGAGAAACCACAGCACCCATTGCCATAAACAAATGCATACATCAACAGAGAAGTTCACAACAAGTCTATTGGCCTTCGTTCCCTTACCACAGGGTACAAGAGTGAACTTACATTTTGCCAAATCAACGGCTCGAGGAAGCCGCTGTCTGGTTGTCTGGGGCAAGAAGATTTTATTCTCGGGCAAGAGACTTTCTCTACCCACTTGCCTGCCAGGCAAGCTCTCACCCATTCAATGAAATGAAAACCAAAAGGTATCAATAATGCAGGgctgcctggagaaaagccttaagtgactactgataaattaccagattctccttccaaatttcctcgTACTCAcctgtgaatgactaggagaatttgacattgcatcaaaagtcacttaaggccttattccacacaccccttctaCATTATTACTTTAAATCATTCAAAATTATTGAGGCTGGACAAGAGGAGGAATGCTTTGGGCAAACAGCTCATGAAGTTTACTTGGTTGATGGGCAAGTTGAACAGTAATTTGAACTTTTTAAATCCCAAAATCCCAGATGACTTTGTAGCTTAGATGGCAGAACAATGTGATCTCAAAAAACAGCATACCAATGCAAATATTATGCTCTTTAGGGTGAACCATGTACCCTGGACGACAGGAGCAGAAATAGGAATCCTTGGTGTCATTGCAAAGCTGTTGACAATGTCCATTGTGTTCAAGGCATTcgttttttcctaaaaaaaaaaaaaaaaaaattaaaaaaacacacCTGCATTGCTACTTTTGTTAAGTTTTCATCAAGATCAAGgctgggggaggggggggttaGTGGGTAGTAGACGTGGGAGATTAGGAACAGCAGGGTATGAAAATACACTAAATACAGACACCAAATTTCCACTTTGGTGACCAAAACCTTAAAATAAGTTAGCTAGCAAATAAGGTAGCTAACAAAGTCAAAGTAACCAACCCTGAGTTCCTGTGAATTACTATTAACAATtgcatcgagctgagtggaaggtgggtgcctGGGATGCccaggggcctccactgtgatcagccagcccctagacagtaaaACAATGTCATGGCTAGATATccccacaacccagccatgagcccccacacatGGAGACCCGGGCAACCGccacactgtgataacagtggaaaagAGATAAAGAAAAGGGGGGAGGGGTAGTGGGAGGGaagcagaaaaagaagaaaaacactAACACTGAAAAAACAACCGCTCTTCCCAACATGGTTCCAAAAACACTGAGACCGCTGACCTACACAAGTCTGTGCACATATGCATGAGACCGCTGACCGCTAAGCAAACCACTCCATCATGGACCAAGATGCAAAGtaaaaccagcatctctttgttgttaactaagttaaattacatttaaccacacttacattaattttagttaTGATGGAACATTAAATTTCTCTGTTAAAGTTCTTTTCAAAAATCAATGTCACAAAATAGATCTCTATTTTGGATTCAAATAACTTTTGCAATGCATAGGACCCATTGTAGTGTCTCTTATTTTTGCAAGCAACAAACAAAtcgaagggctctgggcaaaaacgtcctaactgacattttgcgttttttttttttttttttttttttttcaatttgtgctcaaaagtggctgactttttgcatgtaacccaacatcattaagaaaataagtgtccTAAaaatttttggctggtttgttttttatttctaaaaattaacatatgcaataatgtcgggtcacatgcaaaaagacaaccacttttgagcaaattaaaaaaacccaaaatgtgaaTTAGGAAGTTTTTGctcagagcccttcaattgggAATAGCTGTATTTAGAGTTCAGCCTGTggggcaaagcttcttttgtttacagctgcctGCAGATGAGGCTAGTGGGTCAATAAAATGGAATGTGATCCactagcctcgtttatgtgtcaaaactgCAGGCAGCTTGAATAACAGCTGCTGGCTACCACTTCAAAAAAGTTAGGAGCCAAGCGGCTACCAGAAAACAGTTAACCTTGACACCCCCCATGGAACCCTTGTATTGACCAGTGATACAATTTGTGACCTTTCACtcgaaaacgtacactaacggttttccgttgaacggcTAAAGCCGTTGGCTACCCGTTGGGTACCCGTTGGAGGCGTTGATGAAAGCGTTGAAGGCGTTGGAAAAGccgttgggtttttttctttacccgtTGAAGACGTTGAAAAAAGCCATTGGGAAATTGGAAACGTTGGAAAAAGCCGTTGGGCTTTTTTCCCTTACCCGTTGAAAGCGCTGAGAAAAGCCGTTGGAAAAATTCGTCCTACCTACAGCGCCGTGAACTTAATTATTTACGGTTCCGATTAGGAGTCTGCAACCAGTCGAATGTGACCTTAATAAAAAATATGAAGTTCAGTTCTCCGACGGAACAGGCTCTTCGAAAGAAATTTAGCCGTTTTTGAAACTTATAACCCTGCTACAccgaatcgtaaaaaaaaaagttacagtcctttggacgaaatctgatcttaaaaacgaaaagcgCAAAAGTGCTAAGAGAACCGAGACACCACAACGAGTAACATGAAAATAACAACGAGAATCTTGGCATCATGGTTACGAACAACAATGATATTtcgaaaactttattttcctttcaacgtcAACATAATTTAACTTATGAAGAAGTTCGTAAAGGACGGCAGTGAACTGTTAACCTTACAACTCTTGTGATGATATTTTATTTAATGAGGTAGTCATAAGCGatcgaaatcagcaaacaaaacagccacGAACCCGAAAAGATTAGTGCTATCAGCTAATCAGTTGCAgataatgaagtggattttgtgCCACGCGGCCAgtcaagggttgttttatttgttgaatcaGTGCTCTACTCAGCACTGCTGTTTTCTTGTCGTTTCGACGTGCTCGCGGACCGTCCACGTACAGTGTTCGATTTTGCAACTCGTATGTCGGAACGAACGATCAGACAACGCCGATGCGAAAAAcgaagcttgaatttcaccaagatatGAAAAATCTTTCAACCAAATAACAGGAATTATCGATAACCAAAAACGGttataaataataagaaaacagCGGCTAAAATCAATGTTTCATTACTAAACCGCGCCGGTCAAGTTTAGTTTGTCCATGGCACATACAAATAGTCTAgtaatcttcatttcaatcggtgacacaaacaataatattatcttttgttttattcttctGAGCGCGGATTCTGTGCAAGAACTCGTTTGTTTTCGCTGTCTTTTTGAATTCTATCGCGTGCGACTTGTTGGGACTAAATATTATTCGCAGCACACACGTTTACTTGAGGTTTccacaaacatttttgcttcagttgatgaaaatgctCGAAGCTCTTAATTAACGTTACTAATAATACGACTGGTATTGGCCAGTGTAATACAGAGCAAGTACAACGgcgactggtgaaagaaacttcctttcGATAAAAAGTATACCGATTCAAACAGTATGCAAATTTCTGCCGAAAAGTTGCGTGACACGGCGTGATGATCGAAAGTTGTGTTCCAAATGATTGACATCTCAACGCGTAAAAACATCTTAACTAGCTTTATCTTTTGCTTGAGCGAGTGGATTCCATAAAAGACATTTCAACAGCGTCATAAAGAGCAAGTAGCATTTATCgcaactggtgaaagaaaccattaattttgataaaacgaaTACCGATTCACACcgtatgcaaatttcggccGAGAAGCGTTGAAAGCGTCGGAGATCATCAAGAACCGTTCAAAAAAGTCGTTCGGCTACCCGCTGGAAGGGTTggtaaaaagcgttggaaaaaatttaacaaaccgtTGGGAAAAAATTGCAACCCGTTGGAATTTTTTGCGCACCCGTTGAAAGCGTTGGATAAGCCGTTGAAGCCGTTGGAAAACCCGTTGACTACCCGTTGGTTAGCCGTTGGATTTTACCCGTTTAACGGAAAaccgttagtgtacgttttcgcgtgaaaggtcacatttgcttgttgttCTATAGCTGCTCCGATTATCGCAGTATTCTACCATTACTATGGCAACACTCAGGAGACAAGAAGAACTTACCACAAGACTCTGGCTCATCTTCTCCTTTATGGCAATCTTTGTGGTTGTTACAGACATCCTGGTTCTTAACACACTGATTAGAGTCTCCACATTGAAACTCGCCCTCTTTGCAAACACTGGGGGTTGGTAGAGCTGAAAAAATTATGTTGAAACATTATTAGAATGTATAATCTAAAGTTTAACTTCTCGCTTTGCATGTAATTTCCTCCCTGTCACTAATACAGTGCCACTCCAAAGTAAGTTACCAGTTGCGTACCATTTCCAGCTAGGATTTGCCACGATGAAAGATAATTTTACTGCTCTTTTAGTATCAGTACAAAGTGCAAATTACTGAGTGAACGTCCAGATCTAGCTGTGTTGCaaattttgctttcattttgatAAAACACATGATACATTCCCAGAAACGTTTAGGTTTGTGAGTATTTTCTGCATATCGTGGTGAGATCAGTGTCAAAATACACAAACCCTGGGTAACTATAGATACTGAAACTTGCTTCGCCTAAACTATCAATAGACCAAGTATGATCGGACTTTAGTCTAAACCCAGAGAAATTGAAGATTTTTTCTTTGTCGCGTACTACTCAATTCCTGTAGGGTGCAATACAATTCCTGTAGCCCGCGATGCAATTCACATAACACACAACACGATTCCCACAGTATGCAACAGTGGTAACTTACAGAGGGGTCAGGGGGCACCTTGTGACACTTACTCAAAATGGGCATGCCTCTAATTGAGTGCAAATTCTGGACATAATTCATTTGTCATGATGGAGGGAAATAAAAGGAAGAAAGACTGGCATTAAGTCACCTTCGTCTGCCCTGTGAAACCCACTGTTCAGAATCTTAACATGGTTATATTTATGAGCTAAATTAGCTTGGAAAGGAAAGCTGGTAAGCAGTTATTATCAATATACATGCACCATTGCTAGTGTTTGCACTTGAGCTTTATCTTTGCCCAAGGTTTGCTGTaatttttgcacttttgccCCAACCACTTTCTCCAGAGGGCAAGAGTTAGGAAGTACAAGTGTTTCCACTGCGTAGACACTGTGGCAGGTGCCGAGGTTGGCCATTGCTAGGTTGCCATGGTTACCACTTGCCAATCTCTACCTTTCTTAGGCCTTCCTCATTACTACATAGGAAGCACTAGAAAACTGCAAAGATGACACACTTCCAACTTCGTTTCAAGCCCCAGTTCAA
This window of the Acropora muricata isolate sample 2 chromosome 14, ASM3666990v1, whole genome shotgun sequence genome carries:
- the LOC136898405 gene encoding low-density lipoprotein receptor-like isoform X3, with product MAIRRDMLIWILLWVLPASVCSQNAVFTCSSDQFDCGDQRCIPNIWKCDGEVDCANHSDERGCSEAFCNPDTKFQCKTTERCIPKRWLCDSDDDCGDNSDEPPDCTQRTCSDGEHACGNGHCIPLRWVCDGDKDCSDNSDEQGCGNKTCKGSEFTCSNGKCISQGWVCDHDNDCDDGSDERHCPNVTCKPTQFTCVNNGRCIKQEWKCDGDNDCQDNYDELGCPTRSPKCKESSFQCKLNFQCIDSSWVCDGEYDCQDETDEKECDKITCPPNHFTCANGRCIAEQKWCDGIDDCLDDSDEQKCPLPTPSVCKEGEFQCGDSNQCVKNQDVCNNHKDCHKGEDEPESCGKNECLEHNGHCQQLCNDTKDSYFCSCRPGYMVHPKEHNICIDVDECDTLGTCSQVCYNTKGSFKCLCCEGYLMEPDQRTCKAEGGEGFLVFANRHDIRQLAFDSSDYTEVIPDLKAAIALDFDFESRQVFWTDVVDENIKSAKMEPNPTVQPLANVSLDTPDGIAVDWINKKLYWTDTGIDLIEVADFNGTNRLVLIKQGLEEPRAIVVHPSLGFMFWTDWGDSPRIEKCGMNGDPKTREVLISRNILWPNALTIDYTVDRIWWADAKLHTIESSDLDGRKRQLILFEDVTHPFALTLFQNYMYWTDWEHRGGSINKANKFNGQERSVIQENLYSPMDIHVYHQQRQPAGTNPCRPKTDFGSCSHICLLAPKHIYSDGYSCHCPPGVELLGDHRTCNTTEAFNCTNSTCQNGGTCYADKERKSLPSCKCPPQYSGHYCEISLPFESNTQIKVLKKEDVGVTVGISVSVVLFMINTAVLIAWMFYRRIQKNSRKFLIFDNPVYMKTTVSGSSLDTVSIGPGGHSPERGPRQSLLTAYSNEVYDSSF